In a genomic window of Helianthus annuus cultivar XRQ/B chromosome 10, HanXRQr2.0-SUNRISE, whole genome shotgun sequence:
- the LOC110883384 gene encoding wiskott-Aldrich syndrome protein family member 2-like: MPPRFFRRRGRGKGPITAPNNNEAGPSNARAPSTTESDDPQQNRRNLFEPARRSVSHSSTPPNPYGPRSDYEASNPQPSYIPLQRSLSHNSFGDPTPVFRGRFNPANFLQEPGNFNPLGPEDHFSGDHADDMDEDTDPVEPASGTPNHPIEISDGSSFHGSPYVGPDSFQAMFTRHEWYYTPPRHSPPQQQQQQQQDSPEDPRFVAVTPPPPPPPVQPAPPQPPRRRRTGARMSVRTGDFHFSSPRQSSASHYPPH; this comes from the coding sequence AATAATGAAGCTGGACCCTCGAATGCGAGAGCTCCATCCACCACGGAGAGTGACGATCCCCAGCAGAAccggaggaacctctttgagccagcTCGACGGTCGGTCTCACACAGTTCAACACCTCCTAACCCTTATGGGCCACGATCGGATTACGAGGCCAGCAACCCTCAACCTTCATACATACCATTACAGCGATCCTTATCGCACAACTCCTTCGGTGACCCTACACCAGTTTTTAGGGGCCGGTTTAACCCGGCAAACTTCCTACAAGAACCAGGAAATTTTAACCCATTAGGTCCAGAAGATCATTTCTCTGGAGATCATGCGGacgacatggacgaggatacggaccctgTCGAGCCTGCCAGTGgcacaccaaaccacccgatagagatctcTGACGGATCTTCCTTTCACGGATCGCCCTATGTTGGTCCTGATAGCTTTCAGGCCATGTTTACCAGGCACGAATGGTACTATACGCCTCCTCGCCATTCGccgcctcagcagcagcaacagcagcaacaagaTTCCCCTGAGGATCCAAGgttcgtggcagtcacgccaccacctcctccgccaccagttcaaccggCACCCCCGCAaccaccaaggcgtaggagaaccgGAGCGCGCATGTCTGTGCGAACAGGAGACTTTCATTTTAGTTCTCCACGCCAATCAAGTgccagccactacccgccacatTAA